A part of Natator depressus isolate rNatDep1 chromosome 18, rNatDep2.hap1, whole genome shotgun sequence genomic DNA contains:
- the UBIAD1 gene encoding ubiA prenyltransferase domain-containing protein 1 yields MESEARSEKISIGAESPRGGDVGELGIGLPSSAKSRPGTWRQKCAAYVLALRPWSFSASLTPVALGSALAYRSHGSLDPGLLVGSAVAVLAVHGAGNLVNTYYDFSKGIDHKKSDDRTLVDQILEPQDVVRFGVFLYTLGCICAACLYCLSTLKLEHLALIYFGGLSSSFLYTGGIGFKYVALGDLVILITFGPLAVMFAHAVQVGYLSVSPLLYAVPLALSTEAILHSNNTRDMESDRQAGIVTLAILIGPTFSYMLYNTLLFLPYLIFCVLATRYTISMALPLLTIPMAFSLERQFRSQNFSKIPQRTAKLNLLLGLFYVFGIILAPAGTLPKL; encoded by the exons ATGGAGTCTGAGGCTCGGAGTGAGAAGATCAGCATCGGCGCTGAGAGCCCCAGAGGCGGTGACGTGGGGGAGCTGGGCATcgggctgcccagctctgccaagagCCGCCCGGGCACCTGGAGGCAGAAATGTGCCGCCTACGTTCTGGCCCTGCGGCCCTGGAGCTTCAGCGCCTCTCTGACCCCAGTAGCCCTGGGCAGTGCCCTAGCCTATCGGTCCCATGGATCCCTAGACCCAGGGCTGCTAGTGGGCAGTGCAGTGGCTGTCCTGGCTGTGCATGGAGCAGGTAACTTGGTTAATACCTACTATGACTTCTCCAAGGGCATTGACCACAAGAAGAGTGATGACCGGACATTGGTGGACCAGATCTTGGAGCCTCAGGATGTGGTCCGGTTTGGGGTCTTCCTCTATACCCTGGGCTGTATCTGTGCTGCCTGCCTCTACTGTCTCTCCACTCTCAAGCTGGAGCACCTGGCCCTGATCTACTTTGGGGGACTTTCCAGCTCCTTCCTTTATACTGGAG GAATTGGATTTAAATATGTTGCACTTGGCGACTTGGTGATCCTCATCACGTTTGGGCCCCTGGCTGTCATGTTTGCCCATGCAGTGCAGGTTGGCTATCTGTCTGTCTCGCCCCTGCTCTATGCTGTCCCACTAGCCCTCAGCACTGAGGCCATCCTGCACAGCAACAACACACGGGACATGGAGTCTGACCGGCAGGCAGGCATTGTCACCCTGGCTATCCTCATCGGCCCCACGTTTTCCTACATGCTCTACAACACACTGCTCTTCCTGCCCTACCTGATTTTCTGCGTCTTGGCCACACGTTACACCATCAGCATGGCGCTGCCGCTACTCACCATTCCTATGGCCTTTTCGCTGGAGAGGCAGTTCCGGAGCCAGAACTTCAGCAAAATTCCCCAGCGGACAGCCAAGCTCAACCTCCTGCTGGGCCTCTTCTATGTTTTTGGTATTATACTGGCACCAGCAGGCACGCTGCCGAAACTGTAA